A window of Brachionichthys hirsutus isolate HB-005 unplaced genomic scaffold, CSIRO-AGI_Bhir_v1 contig_4, whole genome shotgun sequence genomic DNA:
TTTACAAATGCTTATACTCTGAGGAAATCTCCTTACCGCTCTGGACTCTTCACATCGGTTTGCGGTGAGTTGTTTGGTGATGATTGGCAAATGGGAGTTGGTGTTGAATGTAGTGGGATTATGCCACAAAACTCGGTGATTCTATTTACCCTAATAACTAGGATGTGTTCCATATGTCGCTTGaacacaatgaaatgaaattcaaacCTTTAGCATGTTCTTAGGTTTATTTGCATGTTGATATAGATTCCCTGGAGGGTCAACAGCTCAGATCATTTAAAATCAGACAGAATGACAGGATGAGTCGTGACAGGACAGCAGCGTAACTGTAATGTGACACTATTCACAACAGCGGCAAAGCAAAATAATATATATCACAGTAGAACGGTTACAgtattaatattgtttttgctgttatTGTAAGTAGTAGTGGCCATAGTCCCATTctattatgtgtttttttgtcacggctgaattttacattttagatgcATTATCTAAGTGTGTCCACTTGAGGGCGCCATTAAccagatgggttttttttttttttttttacaggaaatGCAACTGAAAAAACgtgaaaaattacatttatgtaACAAATAACATACAATATAAGTTTATCATTCAAGTAAACGGGCAGGTGTGTCCAAACGTACGACTGGTACGACATGTTTGTCTGGTGGGTTCAAAGACTGTCTACTGCACGGGGAGGAGCTGGATCTTCATGAGATATGACGGAGGAGACTGTTGTCCTGCATCATCGGGCCAGATGAACTCCCTCAGCAGACTCACCGCGATGAGGAAGCTCTCCATGTGAGCCAGAGCATCTCAAGGACACGCACGGAACAAATCGTGGTGGAACGGAACCGGACAAGGACAGGATGTTGGGCTCTCTACTTTGTAACATGCAGCGACTGTGAAAACTGCTGTCCACTTCAGAGCGCTGCAAAATGTGCGTATGCCAATGTTAAATGTGACATTAAGGAAACAGATATTCCTTGGATTTGCCAGATTTGCAAACATGGACTTCAAACCCCTCTGAATCAATTAACCAAACtgctcaaaaacatttttaatattgttttgggagatattattgaaatattCATTTGAATACAAAATGACAATCAGGCAGTCAGATTACAACATTGATTATTCCATGATGTGTACGTACTCCAAATAATACATCTCTTGATTAAATatatcattttaaaatttgCTTAATTTCACTTTTCTTTGAATAATTACCAGAAataatatttgcatatttttagTTCGACTTTGGCTTTTTCCATTCGAACtgctgacacacaaaaaaaaaactgtggtcCACCTCATGACAGTCAGAGAACAACATGCAGTACACGAGCgagcttttgttttgttctctccTTCAAAGAGAccacaagaggaggaagatcaaGCAACCAGCCCCTCAGCGACCCAGAAGGACACGCCACTGGGATCTGGCTGATTTACTGCAATCTGAAGGTGATCTGGACATTTCTAGGAAATGGACCAGAACACCTTGATATATGTCAGACTCAAGCTACATATTTGCAGCAAGCCTCAGTGTAAATACTACGTCTGACCCCGATAGCATGGGAGCTCCTATCTGACCCGCATCAACATCGGCAGGGAACAAGGTGAAACCAAAGCCAgagcaaggaaaaaaaaaaaagcagacatccTGGAGGGCAACAGGAAACACAGGCCAGAGCTCTGCTGTGCTCTATTTCTAGTGGCAGTGTACATTAAGGTTTGTATTCCCCTTAAGCTCCACCAGGCACTGAAATAGAGTGACAACAGCGTCTCCATAAATATGGCGTCCCTATAGGAGGAGAGATAATTACTTACTGAGGACTACCCTAATCCATTATACATGAGCTTGATGAACGGCACCTTGGTCacgtttttgtctttcattttgggCCTGACCCTCTTAATCCAAAAGGTCAGGGCCTTTGGGCGTCCATGTCATTTAACACCAGCTAGACAAACTCAAAAGAGTGGGACCGCATGGTATCATATAGACTAGCGTAAGTGGGGGGCAGGGGGCTGTCTGTAGGACAAGCCTGTCTTTGTCTGTAGACAGTGAGCTCAACAAGGAAAGAAACAGGTGCGCTGTACTCTTTTAGATCCTCTCAAGGTTGCGATTCTTCGAGGACGCTCAAGGCCTCGGACCCGCCAGTCCTTCCTTACTTCTTTTGTTGGGAGTTGATATTCGTGACTTGAATTATGGTTGCTATGCGCCACTCAGCTCATCTTCCACAAGCGCAACATGACCTTAAGTCATTATGAAAAACAGTCACAGTGGATCTGATTACGCGTCATGAGTCTAAGATGACCGATGAACACAGAGAAGGTTGTTTGGTTCCCACATTGGGTGCCCTGAGGAACGTTTCTTGTCTCTGTGAGGCAAATATGCTGGAACTAAAGcgatccaaccccccccccccccccagtcaaacCCATTCAGACCTTTTCTCTTGCCCATCACCATTTGTTTGTAGCTCTGCATCGGTACCAAATTGGACCAGGGTATATGGGCCTACCCTTCTGGCAGAGAATGCCGTTGTAACAGGAACTTCCCCAATGGGCTTGGCCGACCCACCAGGGATCGACTCGAGATCCCGTCTGGGCGGAGGTGGCGGTTTGAGTCCGCTTCTTTTGCTAACACGAAAAGACCTCGGCGTTCCGGACGGCTCAAGTGGGCACAGAGCCACCTCGCTGCCGCTCCTTTCCGGAGCCTCCTCTTGAAAAACACCGTAATTTCCATTTGCGTTGAACCCTGGAGGTCCCAGTGAGCAGTTAATAGCGGAGTGCTCAGAGGAACCTTTGCTGCCTCGCCGCTTCCGGAAACTTCCCGTCTGACCAGCCTCCCTCTCTACATCTCGTTGAGTCGCGGAGGCTTTTGAGGCTCCTTGGTCTGGAAGGAAACACGGCTGCTCCTCACGGATCCTCTCCATCAgtgtcttcctcctccggctcTTCTGAATCACAGAGTGCTTGACGGTGCAGACGAAATCCAACACATTGAGCAAAAGCGACAGAGCAGCCACGCCGAGCATGAAGTTGAGCAGCATCGTCTTTTCCGTGGGCCTCGAGATGTAGCAGTCCACCTGGCTGGTGCACGGCGGGTGCTGGCACAGGAACCTCCTTGGGATGTAGAACCCAAACAAGTAGTAGTGAGCTGCCCCAAATCCCGCCTCCAGGAAAGTTCTGAACATCAGATGGAGGACGTAAACTCCCGTGAAGCACTGGGTCCATCCCATCTCGTCGATTTGCTCCTGAGGAATGTTGACAAATGACAAGGTTTGGGCTTGTCCACGGGCGTTTGGGTCCACTGCGAGGTCATTTGAGATCTTGTGGATCACGTAGATGATAAAGACGATGCAGGGGAGACACAAGGTGGTGAGCTGCACCAACCAGaagcgaaagagagagacgggagagaagAGGTCGTAGCACACGTTGGCACAGCCGGGCTGAATCGTGTTGCAAACGAATCGCTCTTGCTCATCCTGGAAGAGAGGATAACCGGcaaacaggaggatgaggatACGGAGGAAGATCATCACAATGAGCCAAACCTTCCCTGAAAAGATAAGCACATTGGTGTTGGCTTGGGAGTTTGAGGTTTCCTCTTCAGGATTACAGGTCTTttggtaaatatatatatatatatatagaatacaGACATTTCTGTTGATCAGGAACCAGTAAATGTGTCAACTCACCCATGAACGTGATGCTGTGATTGATGGAAATGAAGATGGCGTCAGAGACACTTGAACCCACCATGCTTCCTGCACTCAAAGACCTCCAGAGTCCTTGAGCCTCCAGcaacctctcctctcctccgtctcctgaAGGGCACAGCGACTTCCAGGAGGACAGGAACCGCCAAGGTGGACGGGTATAACGTTCCCCTGGCAGTTTAAATTCCTATTCTCGAGGTTCCAGGTTCTGTTTGGTAAAAATCCAATCTGGTCCATTAGAGTCAGCCAAGGCTCTTCTAGCTCAGTCAAGTAAACCATGCAGATCACCTCTCCGTTACGTCCCCCATGCAGACAACCGTCTGTCCTCAGACAAcagaagacaggaagacaggagtGAAACCCATTGTGCGTCTATTCTTAACTTCACTCTCAAAGGCACATCCCCATCGTGGCATTGCAAAGATATTTTGGTGCCGCCCCGGTCGTCTTCACAGAAGGGTAACGAGCCTCTTGGCTCACTCGCTCTAAGTCGCTGTATTCAGTTCTCAAGGACAATGGCGGACAAGTTCAAACCGGCTGCTTCACAGTCAGACACGAACTCACCGCAGCGTCTTGGTGATAAATCAAGATAACACAAGCAGACGTGCAAAAACCATGTAAGTGAGGCGCAAATGTATTCTCTCACATGCTGCATCTGCCCTCCGTGGTGCGACACAGGGCTAAAGCTCGGTTTGGCCTATAATCACTACTGATCAATCGTTATTAGCACCTCCAGTCTGGATCGTAGTTAGAATCACACAaggcaggcacacacacatacacaacttCTTTCGCTCACTACAGAATGACTGACACGACATGAACCTGGAACACAAACCAAGTTTTGATTTTACACTTGGTATAACTTTGGTAATATTATTGGATGTTCTGATGTAATCTATTTACGATGATCCAATGACTTTCTTATGCACAATGTGTCTTTTTAGCGTCGACATCCCAATATGCTGATGTCAAAGTAAAGGCGCATGAACTCGTGCTGCAACTCGCAAGGAAAGGAAAACTTGCGAGGTTCGCATTTTCTAactgatgacaaaaaaaaagttatgttCACCTTGTCAGTCAGTTTATCATTACATAGATTTCGAAGATATTCAACACTACTTGAAATGTTAAGAAAAGAAGGAAATGGTAGATCATGTCCACTTGGAATTTTAAGGAATGTTCTTTTTACCCCTTAAATTTAACTCCCTGGTTCTCTTGCCTATGTTGATGTCAAACAGAGACGAGGAGGCAGAAAACTGAACCAACTGTGGTGGAAGTAGGTGGGGGAGTCGAACATGTTAAACGTCTGGGTCAACTGAGCACAAGAGTTTACAATGTCATTTGGCAATGCCATATCATGCTTTACTGTAGTATAACAAATATCTTTAAAGTTGTGTTTAAATACATGATTGAATAGATTCAGTGTTTTCTGATATTTGTCAGCCAGTGTAAATATTTGTCAAGTTTCAGACTTTATTGCACATTCCTTTCCTTTATTCAGTAATGGAGTAAACAATAACCAGATATTTGCTCATCATTGGTAAAGCAGCCCAGCGATGCACAGGCgacgtaggggggggggctctcggcCCCAGAGCAAACCGGGACAGACTCCAAGCAACTCCTGTGATAATAATGGGATGGATGGTTAAAGCAAGCGGGGAGAAAAcgcctctcctcttccgtcTCATCAAAGTCAAAAAGCATTGATGGCTTACTTTAACTCCCATTCACCTGCATCCATTTTAAAAGCAGGGTTGCGTCTCGCAGTCGATCGACCGATGCTTTCAGGTTTGAAGCTCCGTCGGTTGAATTTCCCCGCAGGAAGTAGATCCCATTCACAAGTCGGAGAGATCAGCACGAAAACAAGACGAGGACCTGCAGCCGGTGTCTCAAACACAATGTCAGATTCATCTTCCACAAGTCAGCCACATGCATATTACAGAAGGTAGTAATCCTGCCATTGTTTCTAATGTCCTTTGGGCCCCGTTGTAATTAATCACTCTGTCCATCAACACTGTGGGTTTCTGTTCGTTAAGTCTCAGCTCAGTCATTTCATCTGTTGGAACCAGAGAACAGGTGAAGTTAGTAAGTAAAAAAAGTGGCCAAATCCAAATCCAACCccaaaaaaggagagaaaatacTGAATCTATGTCCAATGAGAGACACTGATTTAGACTGGTGCAAAGAATTAGGTCCCTGTTGAATGAAAACCTCATCGCGTAGAGAGCAAGGCCGGATTCCACTCAAATTCCCCGAAAGGAAATGAAGTGAGGATGAGAGAGCTGGTTGGATCACCTCTGTGTTACCGTAGTCACAGTGCATGTTTGAAATATTGTGGTAGCAATGTGGGAATcagtcaatgtgtgtgtgtgtgtgcgtatcgTCAACCCTGGGTTATGGATGGATTTAAAGAAGAGGCGTAAACTTGGTTTATTGCAAGGATTTTAAGTTTATTCTCGCACAGGATTTCTAAACATTGCTTCATAAGAAGTGGGAGCAGTTCTGTAAATCATAGCTGACGTCACACAGAGGGAAACAAACCGGAGAGGGTTCGGTGAACAGGAGTCGCTGAGCAGAATAAAAGTCGGTGAGGAATCGGAGAAGAATCAACAGTCACAGCGACATGagatttttgaaataaaacaaatatttgatttaATGTCCTCCAATAACATGAATGTAGAATTTGTGAATTTCAAAGTATTCCCATGAGTGTCCCCATTTGAATCATCGTGACCTCACACGAATGGAATAAATCCagaaaaagggagagaaaagtAAAGACTCTATGCAGAGGTAGCATTCCGTGCACAAggctgcgacacacacacacacacctacctatCCGATGGGACGCCACAGAGCCAACTAATTTACTGTCAGGCTTCCAAACTTAGAACTACGTGGCATTGATGACCGAGGAGAACACCAGACGGGgctgcacgtacacacacgcacacacaataaatagCATACAATCTTTGAACTGAGCTCACATCAGCAACTCCAGTAACTTTCCTATAAAGGACAGACACGAGGTTTCACTTATCtcgtgaaagaaaaaaaaacaacctttattCAACAATCTGTGCCCGTTTCCGAGCTGCAGGTTATATTTAAACTTTGCGTGTTTCTTCGATGCGCGGGAggaaaatgtgtgtctgttgatCATAAGGCAAATACCTGCAATCATAAAACTGTTAAGATTTATCTCACACATTTAGCAAACCGTCCCAGAGAGAAACCCAGACAGAGAAAACCTCGACTAAATACTCGCATTATTTTCTTCCAAATGTTTGTCAGAGAAAGGAAGCGATTTGTTCGCTTTAATTATTTCCAGTAAATGCCAGAATCTATGCAGCCCAATATCTACCACAAATCAGTTGAtcattaaaactttatttttttgtcctgcTTATTGAtcttaacacacatttaatcatTTGTTAGTTGCTGATCTTTCCCCACACGTGCAGCAGCTGTGATATGGCGTGGTTAACTGGTCTAACTGATAAAAGGCTTCGCTACCAACGCTGCAAAACAATCCCGAGATGCAATGTTTTTACTGTAAGATATAAAAGAGGACAGTTTTTAGTAGTTAATAAATGATCGGCGAGAAAGAAGCGCTGTAGAGTGGCGGAAGCAAAACCCTaaagcttttcatttatttattttaccacacACGCCTGAATTATACAGAACAATCAAACTAAAAATACTGTTGACCGATGTATTCACTTAGTGCTCCCTGTGGggtttccataaaaaaaaaaaaacaagcattaaCACGCATGAACCTGGAAATGCTTCCACACAGTCACGATAAATGTTTCGTATCCTCATTTCATCGTATGTAACACAGAAAACGTCATTCTCTGCAGCGTGACGTCACAACAAGAAAGCAGACAAAGTGGCGTCTCCCGTTTAAGCCTTAATACTTCACTTCATTTGTCATAGGAACAAGAAAGCAAACGTATTTACCCTCTTCCCTCGTGTACAGTAAAAATGGATCCAATATAAATACTCTGAAGCCATTCTGCTTTCCTACAGTATGATATCCATCTACAGACTGTGCACACTGGCGCCGTATTTACACCGTACAGAGACAATTTAGCAGAACGTATCCAATCAATCCTTATACGCAGCGTTTGAATCTTCACTTAACGCCCCTGCAATGATTTCTCTCCTCCCTAAACATTTGTGCTGTTTGTCAGCTGGAAGAGCTACAAAATattaaaggaaagaaaataaaatacttcagTTATTTGTTCTATtcctccaagaaaaaaaaaaaaggggggggggggtgttaaatgAGCTTATTACAGGCACCACAGGCCAGGAAGATGGCAGTGAAG
This region includes:
- the LOC137917285 gene encoding gap junction delta-4 protein-like; translated protein: MVGSSVSDAIFISINHSITFMGKVWLIVMIFLRILILLFAGYPLFQDEQERFVCNTIQPGCANVCYDLFSPVSLFRFWLVQLTTLCLPCIVFIIYVIHKISNDLAVDPNARGQAQTLSFVNIPQEQIDEMGWTQCFTGVYVLHLMFRTFLEAGFGAAHYYLFGFYIPRRFLCQHPPCTSQVDCYISRPTEKTMLLNFMLGVAALSLLLNVLDFVCTVKHSVIQKSRRRKTLMERIREEQPCFLPDQGASKASATQRDVEREAGQTGSFRKRRGSKGSSEHSAINCSLGPPGFNANGNYGVFQEEAPERSGSEVALCPLEPSGTPRSFRVSKRSGLKPPPPPRRDLESIPGGSAKPIGEVPVTTAFSARRVGPYTLVQFGTDAELQTNGDGQEKRSEWV